A genome region from Erigeron canadensis isolate Cc75 chromosome 3, C_canadensis_v1, whole genome shotgun sequence includes the following:
- the LOC122590934 gene encoding serine/threonine-protein kinase PBL35-like — MEKKCGCWSVLRRSLSTGSCKPSVESRRNSATSFPRTSLVYDAATETRYLNASNREMCAPNEAQNSSDLNLNPSHEFYQSDKKPCQLLQFSFHELKSATGNFRPDSILGEGGFGFVFKGWIEENGTAAAKPGSGITVAVKSLKPDGLQGHREWVAEVDFLGQLHHPNLVKLIGYCIEDDQRLLVYEFMTRGSLENHLFRRTIPLPWSNRIKIATGAAKGLAFLHGGTEPIIYRDFKTSNILLDTEYNSKLSDFGLAKAGPQGDKTHVSTRVVGTYGYAAPEYVMTGHLTSKSDVYSFGVVLLEILTGRRSMDKKRPSGEQNLVMWARPYLADKRKVYQLVDPRLELNYSVKGVQKVAQIAYNCLSRDSKARPSMDEVVKALIPLQDLNDIAILSYHARMSQQGRRKKKQPEGTQNVTRNQTKWFNESPKSSGKQQCK; from the exons ATGGAAAAGAAGTGTGGGTGTTGGTCAGTTTTAAGAAGAAGTTTGAGCACTGGTTCTTGTAAGCCTTCTGTTGAATCAAGAAGAAACTCAGCCACTTCTTTCCCAAGAACCAGCCTTGTTTATGATGCAG CAACGGAGACCCGTTACTTGAATGCTAGCAACAGAGAGATGTGTGCTCCCAACGAAGCACAAAATTCTTCGGATTTAAATCTGAATCCAAGTCATGAGTTTTATCAGTCGGATAAGAAGCCATGTCAACTTCTTCAGTTCAGTTTTCATGAGTTGAAGTCAGCTACCGGAAATTTCAGACCAGATAGCATATTGGGTGAAGGGGGATTTGGGTTTGTGTTCAAAGGATGGATTGAAGAAAATGGCACAGCTGCTGCTAAACCCGGGTCTGGTATCACGGTTGCAGTCAAGAGCTTGAAGCCTGATGGTCTTCAAGGCCATAGAGAATGGGTG GCAGAGGTTGATTTTCTTGGTCAACTTCATCATCCCAACCTTGTTAAGCTCATCGGATATTGTATTGAAGATGATCAACGACTACTCGTTTACGAGTTCATGACTCGTGGAAGCCTCGAAAATCATCTCTTTAGAA GAACCATACCTCTTCCATGGTCTAACCGGATCAAAATAGCAACGGGTGCAGCAAAAGGGCTTGCGTTTCTTCATGGTGGAACCGAGCCCATTATATATAGGGATTTCAAGACGTCAAATATCTTGCTTGACACC GAATATAACTCGAAGCTTTCGGATTTTGGTCTAGCAAAGGCAGGGCCTCAAGGAGATAAAACTCATGTATCTACGAGGGTCGTTGGAACTTATGGCTATGCCGCCCCGGAATATGTCATGACGG GACACCTGACATCAAAGAGTGATGTTTATAGCTTTGGGGTTGTACTTTTGGAGATCTTGACAGGTCGGAGATCAATGGACAAGAAACGCCCTAGCGGAGAGCAAAACCTTGTTATGTGGGCCCGCCCATATTTAGCCGACAAGAGAAAAGTTTATCAGTTAGTTGATCCTCGGTTGGAACTAAACTACTCGGTGAAAGGAGTCCAAAAGGTCGCTCAAATAGCATACAATTGTCTAAGCCGGGATTCAAAGGCACGCCCCTCTATGGACGAAGTTGTTAAGGCCTTGATACCGTTACAGGACCTGAACGACATCGCCATTCTTTCTTACCATGCCCGTATGTCGCAACAAGGTAGGCGCAAAAAGAAACAACCCGAAGGGACTCAAAATGTTACACGTAATCAAACCAAGTGGTTTAACGAGTCTCCAAAGAGCTCGGGTAAACAACAATGTAAATAG